Proteins encoded in a region of the Nocardia asteroides genome:
- a CDS encoding MFS transporter, with the protein MRPAVFSLMLVVFTLTTGEFVIAGILPDVADGLAVSVAAAGALVTAYAVGMVVGGPVVTVLTARVARKPLVIGLVLVSILANTGSALAPNYVVLLVMRGAAGSVVATFFAVAIATAVSTARPGSEAAAVARVALGMNLGIVLGTPLGAAIGQSLGWRATFASVALCAALALPLVLRFMPDSPGSAAGSIGRELRVFTDRDVLWALALTAVGNIGVVMVFTYIAPLLTEVGGFPAGAVPILLLVYGCGAVVGNQLGGKLADRALLPSVTALLVALAIVLVLLWTAGGTRILVAPLIFALGALAFAIIPGMQTRVVAAATAAPTLAVAVNASGFQLAAAGAGRIGGWVLADGPGLRSLYLVGAALTGLGVVLAVYLLRRDRRVASSSEFESR; encoded by the coding sequence ATGCGGCCCGCGGTGTTCTCTCTCATGCTCGTCGTGTTCACCCTGACCACCGGCGAATTCGTGATCGCGGGCATCCTGCCCGACGTCGCGGACGGCTTGGCCGTCTCGGTGGCCGCGGCGGGCGCGCTGGTGACGGCGTATGCGGTCGGCATGGTCGTCGGCGGTCCGGTGGTCACCGTGCTGACCGCGCGGGTGGCGCGCAAGCCGTTGGTCATCGGGTTGGTGCTGGTGTCGATACTGGCGAACACGGGTTCGGCGCTTGCGCCGAATTACGTGGTGCTGCTCGTGATGCGCGGTGCGGCGGGCTCCGTCGTCGCCACCTTCTTCGCGGTCGCGATCGCCACGGCCGTGTCGACCGCTCGGCCGGGATCCGAAGCCGCGGCGGTGGCGCGGGTGGCGCTCGGGATGAATCTGGGCATCGTGCTCGGTACGCCACTGGGCGCGGCGATCGGCCAGAGTCTGGGCTGGCGAGCGACTTTCGCGTCCGTGGCGCTGTGCGCAGCGCTGGCGCTTCCCTTGGTGCTGCGCTTCATGCCGGACTCGCCGGGGTCGGCCGCCGGTTCTATCGGGCGCGAACTGCGTGTGTTCACCGATCGCGACGTGCTCTGGGCCTTGGCGCTCACCGCCGTCGGAAACATCGGCGTGGTCATGGTCTTCACCTACATCGCGCCGCTGCTCACCGAGGTCGGCGGCTTTCCCGCCGGGGCAGTGCCGATCCTGCTGCTGGTCTACGGCTGCGGCGCGGTGGTCGGCAACCAGCTCGGCGGCAAGCTCGCCGACCGGGCGCTGCTGCCCTCGGTGACCGCGCTGCTCGTGGCGCTGGCCATCGTGCTGGTCCTGCTCTGGACGGCAGGTGGGACAAGGATCCTCGTCGCGCCGCTGATCTTCGCGCTCGGTGCGCTGGCCTTCGCGATCATCCCGGGTATGCAGACCCGGGTGGTCGCCGCGGCCACGGCCGCGCCGACCCTGGCCGTCGCGGTGAACGCGTCGGGATTCCAGCTCGCCGCGGCGGGCGCGGGCCGGATCGGCGGCTGGGTCCTCGCCGACGGGCCGGGTCTGCGGTCGCTCTACCTGGTCGGCGCGGCACTCACCGGCCTGGGCGTCGTACTCGCGGTGTACCTGCTCCGGCGCGACCGCCGGGTCGCTTCGAGCAGTGAATTCGAGAGCCGCTAG
- a CDS encoding ester cyclase, whose amino-acid sequence MTNPEDPGSVARRYVEAIGEQDWETVADCWRPGALDVFVGIADLRAPDEIVAYFRDVHAAVPDLTVDILSVTAQDERAVVHWRMRGRFDGTVPLIGLAPNGRQLDILGTDVFVVRGGLIESNTAIVNGLDLARQLAVLPPPHSIAERVLFGLANSIAPLGKAIRARNRPGK is encoded by the coding sequence ATGACGAATCCAGAGGACCCGGGCTCGGTCGCGCGTCGTTACGTCGAGGCGATCGGCGAGCAGGACTGGGAGACCGTCGCGGACTGCTGGCGGCCGGGCGCGCTCGACGTGTTCGTCGGCATCGCCGACCTGCGCGCTCCGGACGAGATCGTGGCCTACTTCCGCGATGTCCATGCCGCGGTTCCCGACCTCACCGTGGACATCCTCTCGGTCACCGCGCAGGACGAGCGCGCGGTGGTGCACTGGCGCATGCGGGGCCGGTTCGACGGCACCGTGCCGCTGATCGGGTTGGCGCCGAACGGACGACAGCTCGACATCCTCGGCACCGACGTGTTCGTCGTGCGGGGCGGGTTGATCGAGTCGAACACCGCGATCGTCAACGGACTCGACCTCGCCCGCCAGCTCGCCGTCCTGCCTCCGCCGCACTCGATCGCCGAGCGAGTGCTGTTCGGTCTCGCCAATTCGATTGCCCCACTGGGCAAAGCGATCCGCGCCCGGAACCGTCCCGGGAAGTAG
- a CDS encoding DJ-1/PfpI family protein has protein sequence MTGFEQGVPGKPVRIAIVTYPGMTALDAIGPYEVLRFAPGAQVRFVWHEPGPIATDSGVLLLGATHSFDETPAPDIVLLPGGPGSAAAAVDDALLDWLRRAHEGTLWTTSVCTGALVLAAAGLLPGRPATTHWLAQSALRALGADARPDERIVRDGKTITAAGVSAGIDLALWLVGETFGARQAQTAQLIIEYDPQPPYDAGHVSKASREVRRAAIAAQVRTVAEPGGFGEFARLSAAVPRLAWRTAIRRVRERGKSFRRPAT, from the coding sequence ATGACCGGATTCGAGCAGGGCGTACCGGGCAAGCCGGTGCGGATCGCGATCGTGACCTATCCGGGGATGACCGCGCTCGACGCGATCGGCCCGTACGAGGTGCTGCGCTTCGCGCCGGGGGCGCAGGTCCGCTTCGTCTGGCACGAGCCGGGACCGATCGCCACCGACAGCGGGGTGCTGCTGCTGGGCGCCACGCATTCGTTCGATGAGACGCCCGCGCCCGATATCGTGCTCCTTCCCGGTGGTCCGGGTTCGGCGGCAGCCGCGGTCGACGACGCGCTGCTGGACTGGCTGCGGCGAGCGCACGAGGGCACGCTCTGGACGACCTCGGTCTGCACGGGTGCGCTGGTACTGGCCGCAGCCGGACTGTTGCCCGGACGGCCGGCAACGACGCACTGGCTGGCGCAGTCCGCGTTGCGTGCGCTCGGAGCGGACGCTCGACCGGACGAACGGATCGTGCGCGACGGAAAGACGATCACGGCCGCGGGGGTGTCCGCGGGCATCGATCTGGCGCTGTGGCTGGTCGGGGAAACCTTCGGCGCGCGGCAGGCGCAAACGGCTCAGTTGATCATCGAGTACGACCCGCAACCGCCCTACGACGCCGGTCATGTCAGCAAGGCATCGCGCGAGGTTCGGCGAGCCGCCATTGCCGCGCAGGTTCGTACCGTGGCGGAGCCGGGTGGCTTCGGGGAGTTCGCCAGGTTGTCGGCCGCCGTGCCGAGGCTGGCGTGGCGCACCGCGATTCGACGCGTGCGCGAACGAGGAAAAAGCTTCAGGCGTCCCGCCACTTGA
- a CDS encoding thioredoxin family protein — MAHTSHMVPIGTPLPDFSLPDLDQRVYSRDDFAGGPGLLVVFACNHCPYVKHIEAALGELVDSLPSMPTVAICTNDAATYPDDAPLRLRDQAIRAGWTFPYLVDEAQHVGRAFRAACTPDFFLYDAKLELAYRGAFDESTPGNGKPLTGDDLRRAVEAVLAGEPAPEPHRPSMGCSIKWRDA, encoded by the coding sequence ATGGCACATACCTCCCACATGGTTCCCATCGGCACGCCGCTACCCGACTTCTCCCTTCCCGATCTCGACCAGCGCGTCTATTCCCGGGACGACTTCGCGGGCGGGCCCGGTCTGCTGGTCGTCTTCGCGTGCAACCACTGCCCCTACGTCAAACACATCGAGGCGGCGCTCGGCGAACTGGTCGATTCCCTGCCGTCCATGCCGACCGTAGCCATCTGCACCAACGACGCGGCCACCTATCCGGACGACGCGCCGCTGCGGCTGCGCGACCAAGCGATCCGCGCGGGCTGGACCTTCCCGTATCTCGTCGACGAGGCCCAGCACGTGGGGCGAGCCTTCCGCGCCGCCTGCACGCCGGACTTTTTCCTCTACGACGCGAAGCTCGAACTCGCCTATCGCGGCGCCTTCGACGAATCGACACCCGGGAACGGGAAACCGCTGACCGGGGACGACTTGCGCAGGGCAGTCGAAGCCGTGCTGGCAGGCGAGCCCGCCCCCGAACCGCACCGGCCGAGCATGGGTTGCTCGATCAAGTGGCGGGACGCCTGA